The following are encoded in a window of Pseudophaeobacter arcticus DSM 23566 genomic DNA:
- a CDS encoding lipid-transfer protein: protein MTDKAYVAGVGMVPFQKPGKSESYDVMATAATRSALADAGLDYDKVQQAYVGYVYGDSTCGQRALYHVGMTGIPVLNVNNNCSTGSSALFLARQAVESGAVECALALGFEQMQPGAIGAMFHDRVSPFAAFDRETDELVGSAEIPLALRYFGGAGKAHMDEFGTPLETFAKIRAKASRHAAKNPVALFRQEVTAEDVMATQVVWPGIMTKLMACPPTCGAAAAIICSKEFADKHGLDSSVRIAAQAMTTDGPETFEAHDMREVVGFSMAKRAADQVYEDAGIGPEDVDVVELHDCFAHNELITYEALGLCGRGEAAKFVDDGDNTYGGKYVTNPSGGLLSKGHPLGATGLAQCTELVQQLRGQADARQVDGARLALQHNLGLGGACVTTLYEKA from the coding sequence ATGACAGACAAAGCCTATGTTGCAGGCGTTGGGATGGTCCCGTTCCAGAAGCCGGGAAAATCCGAAAGCTACGATGTGATGGCGACCGCTGCGACCCGGTCCGCTCTGGCTGACGCGGGGTTGGATTATGATAAAGTCCAACAGGCCTATGTTGGCTATGTCTATGGCGACAGCACCTGCGGTCAGCGCGCCCTGTACCATGTCGGAATGACAGGCATCCCGGTTCTGAATGTGAACAACAACTGCTCGACCGGATCGTCCGCCCTGTTCCTGGCCAGGCAGGCAGTTGAAAGCGGCGCGGTCGAATGTGCTCTGGCACTAGGGTTCGAACAGATGCAGCCCGGCGCAATCGGTGCGATGTTCCATGACCGGGTCAGCCCCTTTGCGGCATTCGACAGAGAAACCGACGAACTGGTTGGCAGTGCCGAGATCCCGCTGGCGCTGCGGTACTTCGGCGGTGCGGGCAAGGCGCATATGGACGAGTTCGGCACCCCCCTGGAAACCTTCGCAAAAATCCGCGCCAAGGCCAGCCGACATGCTGCGAAGAATCCGGTTGCCCTGTTCCGGCAGGAGGTGACGGCGGAAGACGTCATGGCCACCCAGGTCGTCTGGCCCGGCATCATGACCAAGCTCATGGCCTGTCCGCCAACCTGTGGCGCGGCCGCCGCGATCATTTGTTCCAAGGAATTCGCCGACAAGCACGGACTGGACAGTTCGGTTCGGATCGCGGCGCAGGCCATGACGACGGACGGCCCGGAAACTTTCGAAGCCCATGACATGCGCGAAGTGGTCGGCTTTTCGATGGCCAAGCGCGCCGCCGATCAGGTTTACGAGGACGCGGGCATCGGGCCCGAGGACGTGGATGTGGTCGAACTGCACGACTGTTTCGCCCACAACGAGCTGATCACCTATGAGGCGCTTGGCCTTTGCGGTCGCGGCGAAGCGGCGAAATTCGTTGATGATGGCGACAACACCTACGGCGGAAAATACGTGACCAACCCGTCGGGCGGTCTATTGTCCAAAGGCCATCCGCTTGGGGCGACCGGCCTAGCGCAATGTACCGAGCTCGTTCAGCAGCTTCGCGGCCAGGCAGATGCGCGCCAGGTTGATGGCGCACGTCTGGCGCTTCAGCACAATCTGGGCCTCGGCGGGGCCTGCGTCACCACGCTTTATGAAAAAGCCTGA
- a CDS encoding acyl-CoA carboxylase subunit beta, translated as MRRIESQIDTNAADYKANYAAMSERLKEFHARQHAARYERPQRDFDRLARQNKLGVRERLELLLDPGTPFLEFSTLAACREYDGAVPGAGVVTGIGIVQGREVAIHANDASVKGGAWYPHTVKKIVRLLDVALENRLPVIHICDSAGGFLPLQHGVFPDRYLGGRVFRNQVKLSQANIPQIAVVGGHCTAGGAYVPTLSDYNIIIEGTGAIFLGGPPLVKAATGEEVGVQELGGAVMHTSVSGTGDYRAATEQHAFSLAREIVSQWKRTPKTIIETASFEEPYYDPKELYGIIPKDRKTQFDMREVLARIVDGSRFHEYQPDYGTTMVCGFAHIWGYKVGILANNGVLFNDSSLKAAHFMQLCNQNRTPLVFFQNITGYMVGREYEERGIAKDGAKMLMAQGGSVVPKFTVIANASYGAGNYGMCGRAWDARTLFMWPQAEIGVMGADQAANTMADVKIRQLQREGKELTEEEIAAIREPVLEKYKRDVEAYTSTSELWDDGILDPADTRNALGMSISASLNAPIEEPHYGIFRL; from the coding sequence ATGCGCAGAATTGAAAGTCAGATCGACACCAATGCCGCCGACTACAAGGCAAATTATGCCGCCATGTCCGAACGGCTGAAGGAATTTCACGCCCGCCAGCACGCTGCACGCTATGAGCGCCCGCAGCGCGACTTTGACCGCCTTGCCCGCCAGAACAAACTGGGCGTGCGCGAGCGGCTGGAATTGTTGCTGGACCCCGGCACGCCGTTCCTGGAGTTTTCGACCCTCGCGGCCTGTCGTGAATATGACGGCGCGGTGCCCGGCGCAGGTGTGGTTACGGGGATCGGCATCGTGCAAGGCCGCGAGGTCGCCATCCACGCCAACGATGCCAGCGTCAAGGGCGGTGCCTGGTATCCGCATACCGTGAAAAAGATCGTGCGCCTTCTGGATGTCGCCTTGGAAAACCGCCTGCCGGTCATCCATATCTGCGACAGCGCGGGCGGATTCCTGCCGCTGCAGCACGGGGTGTTTCCCGACCGGTATCTGGGCGGGCGGGTGTTCCGCAACCAGGTCAAGCTGAGCCAGGCCAATATCCCGCAGATTGCCGTGGTTGGCGGACACTGTACGGCTGGCGGCGCCTATGTGCCGACGCTGAGCGACTACAACATCATCATCGAAGGCACAGGCGCGATTTTTCTTGGCGGTCCGCCGCTGGTCAAGGCGGCCACCGGCGAAGAGGTCGGTGTTCAGGAGCTTGGCGGCGCGGTCATGCACACCTCGGTCTCGGGCACGGGCGATTATCGCGCCGCGACCGAACAGCATGCCTTTTCACTGGCGCGCGAAATTGTCAGCCAGTGGAAGCGCACACCGAAAACGATCATCGAAACCGCATCTTTTGAGGAACCGTATTACGACCCTAAAGAACTCTACGGGATCATTCCGAAGGACCGGAAAACCCAGTTCGACATGCGCGAGGTTCTGGCCCGGATCGTGGACGGATCGCGGTTCCACGAATATCAGCCGGACTATGGCACCACGATGGTGTGCGGCTTTGCCCATATCTGGGGCTACAAGGTCGGCATTCTTGCCAACAACGGGGTGCTGTTCAACGACAGTTCTCTGAAGGCAGCGCATTTCATGCAGCTGTGCAATCAGAACCGCACGCCTCTGGTCTTCTTCCAGAACATCACCGGCTATATGGTGGGCCGCGAATACGAAGAACGCGGCATCGCCAAGGACGGCGCCAAGATGCTGATGGCACAGGGTGGCTCGGTCGTGCCGAAGTTCACCGTGATCGCCAATGCCTCTTACGGGGCAGGCAATTACGGCATGTGCGGGCGGGCCTGGGATGCGCGCACGTTATTCATGTGGCCCCAGGCCGAGATCGGCGTGATGGGTGCGGATCAGGCCGCCAATACTATGGCTGACGTCAAGATCCGGCAGCTTCAGCGCGAAGGCAAGGAATTGACCGAAGAAGAAATCGCCGCGATCCGCGAACCGGTGCTGGAAAAATACAAGCGCGATGTCGAGGCTTATACCTCGACCTCGGAATTGTGGGACGACGGCATCCTCGATCCGGCGGACACACGCAACGCGCTTGGCATGTCGATTTCCGCCTCGCTCAATGCACCGATCGAGGAACCACACTACGGGATCTTCCGGCTGTAA
- a CDS encoding acyltransferase: MAYCYEFKGFIPVVPEDTYVHPQAVLIGNVILGHGCYIGPGASLRGDFGRIVIGDGANVQDNCIIHSFPGRDAVVESDGHIGHGAILHGCTVGRNALVGMNSVIMDGVELGAESIVGAQAFVRGETVIPSRSMVVGSPAKVIREVSEKEIAWKTRGTAEYQQLARDCLAGLTPVEPLKAVEADRPGMAASDVVSIQEARQTSS, encoded by the coding sequence ATGGCATACTGTTATGAGTTCAAGGGTTTTATACCCGTCGTGCCCGAGGATACATATGTCCACCCTCAGGCCGTTCTGATCGGGAATGTCATCCTGGGTCATGGATGCTACATCGGCCCCGGGGCAAGCTTGCGGGGCGATTTCGGCAGGATCGTGATCGGGGATGGAGCCAATGTTCAGGACAATTGCATCATCCATTCCTTTCCCGGCCGCGACGCCGTGGTGGAAAGCGACGGCCACATCGGCCATGGCGCGATCCTGCACGGTTGCACGGTGGGCCGGAACGCTCTGGTCGGAATGAATTCCGTCATTATGGATGGTGTAGAGCTTGGGGCGGAATCGATTGTCGGCGCGCAGGCGTTTGTGCGTGGCGAAACCGTGATTCCGTCGCGTTCGATGGTGGTGGGATCGCCGGCAAAGGTGATCCGCGAGGTCAGCGAGAAAGAAATCGCGTGGAAAACGCGCGGCACCGCGGAATACCAGCAACTTGCGCGCGATTGTCTGGCCGGATTGACGCCGGTCGAGCCGCTGAAGGCGGTCGAGGCAGACCGGCCCGGCATGGCGGCCTCTGACGTCGTTTCGATTCAGGAGGCGCGGCAGACATCGTCCTGA
- a CDS encoding acyl-CoA dehydrogenase family protein, with amino-acid sequence MNKQLRNDTALPTHFMTEEQQALADQAGKFFMSEFHHLNAEMDDTDDLPPSVFPKLGEMGYLGLNVPPEFGGAGLDFTSACIITEQLSRSSAAIGLTHVAHDNLCVNNIYRNASDDLRRKYLPGLCDGTLIGALGLTEPGAGSDALGSMRTTAKKDGDDYILNGSKIYITNGPIADLVLVYAKTSPEKGAKGISAFIVETDTPGFKVAQKLNKMGFRGSPTGELVFEDCRVPAKNMVGKLDGGVAVTMSGLDLERAIVCFNAMGIAQRALDISIDYAKTRQQFGKPIASFQMVQAMLADMYTQIEAARSLSLRTAAMCEGLEEGEGGRGEIHKLTAAAIYKAAEATSFVLDKAVQIHGGSGYMRDTEVNRLYRTGRVLEVGAGTQEVRKLIISGELLKN; translated from the coding sequence ATGAACAAGCAACTTCGCAACGACACCGCTTTGCCAACACATTTCATGACGGAGGAGCAACAGGCTCTGGCCGATCAGGCCGGCAAGTTCTTCATGTCCGAGTTTCACCATCTGAATGCGGAAATGGACGACACTGATGACCTGCCGCCTTCGGTCTTTCCCAAGCTTGGCGAGATGGGCTATCTGGGCCTGAACGTGCCGCCTGAATTCGGCGGTGCGGGGCTGGATTTTACCTCGGCCTGTATCATCACCGAACAGCTTTCGCGGTCCTCTGCCGCCATCGGGCTAACCCATGTGGCCCACGACAACTTGTGCGTCAACAACATCTATCGCAACGCCAGTGACGACCTGCGCCGCAAGTATCTGCCGGGCCTTTGCGACGGCACGCTGATCGGCGCCCTGGGTCTGACCGAACCCGGCGCGGGGTCTGACGCGCTCGGTTCGATGCGGACCACGGCCAAAAAGGATGGAGACGACTACATCCTGAACGGTTCCAAGATCTACATCACCAACGGACCGATTGCCGATCTGGTCCTGGTCTATGCCAAGACCTCGCCGGAAAAAGGGGCCAAGGGAATTTCCGCCTTCATCGTTGAAACCGACACGCCAGGTTTCAAGGTTGCCCAGAAGCTCAACAAGATGGGCTTCCGTGGCTCGCCCACCGGGGAACTGGTGTTCGAAGATTGCCGCGTTCCGGCCAAGAATATGGTCGGCAAACTGGATGGCGGCGTTGCCGTGACGATGTCCGGGCTGGATCTGGAACGTGCCATCGTCTGCTTCAACGCAATGGGCATTGCGCAGCGGGCGCTGGATATTTCCATCGACTACGCCAAGACACGGCAGCAATTCGGCAAGCCGATCGCCAGTTTCCAGATGGTGCAGGCGATGCTGGCCGACATGTACACCCAGATCGAGGCGGCGCGCAGCCTGTCCTTGCGTACCGCGGCCATGTGTGAGGGCCTTGAAGAGGGCGAAGGCGGGCGTGGCGAGATCCACAAGCTCACCGCTGCGGCAATCTACAAGGCCGCCGAGGCGACATCCTTCGTGCTGGACAAGGCCGTCCAGATTCACGGCGGTTCGGGCTATATGCGCGATACCGAAGTGAACCGGCTCTACCGTACCGGTCGCGTGCTCGAGGTCGGCGCGGGCACCCAGGAGGTGCGCAAGCTCATCATCTCTGGCGAACTTCTGAAAAACTAA
- a CDS encoding acetyl-CoA carboxylase biotin carboxylase subunit, translated as MTISKLLVANRGEIAARVLRTAKARGLATAVLRHVAEQEGPAHLIADEIVMIDGPTPVAAYLDIPQIVDAAKKIGADAVHPGYGFLSENAAFVAALEEAGVTFVGPTSETIDLMGDKIRARAFVEERGFPVAPSAIEDDDPATFVERARAVGYPLLIKPSAGGGGKGMRVVREDSTLETEIETARREGQRYFGDGRLFVECYIERPRHIEVQVMGDGQGNVVHFWERECSIQRRFQKIIEETPSPALTPEQRDEICETAAGIARAVKYRGAGTVEFIYAQDGAFYFLEMNTRLQVEHPVTELVTGFDLVAEQLRIAAGEGLSATQANIPQTGHSIELRICAEDATADFRPSIGDLLLLDEPSGPGVRVDSGILDGGKVTTDFDPMLSKLIVHGRDRVEAIARARQAVQNYVVLGVTTNTGYLDAILAHPDFASGDVSTGFLAEQSETLTAPGEDISDLLMAAAALSDERLVSDVMQIPEMHRKMGGWRN; from the coding sequence ATGACCATTTCAAAACTCCTGGTCGCCAATCGGGGTGAAATCGCGGCGCGCGTTTTGCGTACTGCCAAGGCCCGCGGCCTTGCGACGGCTGTGTTGCGCCACGTCGCTGAACAAGAGGGGCCGGCCCATCTGATCGCAGACGAGATTGTGATGATCGACGGCCCGACGCCTGTGGCCGCCTATCTCGATATTCCGCAGATCGTCGATGCCGCAAAAAAGATCGGCGCTGATGCGGTGCATCCCGGCTATGGCTTTTTGTCCGAGAATGCGGCCTTCGTCGCGGCGCTGGAAGAGGCCGGTGTGACATTTGTCGGCCCGACGTCCGAGACCATCGACCTGATGGGCGACAAGATCCGTGCGCGCGCCTTTGTTGAAGAGCGCGGCTTTCCGGTGGCGCCTTCGGCCATCGAGGATGACGATCCGGCGACGTTTGTCGAACGCGCCCGCGCCGTTGGCTATCCGCTACTCATCAAACCCTCGGCCGGAGGCGGCGGCAAGGGCATGCGCGTCGTGCGCGAGGATAGCACGTTGGAGACCGAAATCGAAACCGCGCGCCGCGAAGGCCAGCGGTATTTCGGCGACGGTCGTCTGTTCGTCGAATGCTATATCGAACGTCCGCGCCATATCGAGGTGCAGGTGATGGGCGACGGGCAAGGCAACGTGGTCCATTTCTGGGAACGCGAATGCTCGATCCAGCGCCGGTTCCAGAAGATTATCGAGGAAACGCCGTCACCGGCGCTGACCCCAGAACAGCGGGACGAGATATGTGAAACCGCTGCGGGGATTGCCCGCGCCGTCAAATACCGCGGGGCAGGGACCGTCGAATTCATTTATGCGCAGGACGGGGCCTTTTACTTCCTCGAAATGAACACCCGCCTTCAGGTCGAACATCCGGTGACCGAACTGGTGACTGGCTTCGATCTGGTCGCCGAGCAACTGCGCATCGCTGCAGGCGAGGGGCTGAGCGCGACGCAGGCGAATATTCCCCAGACTGGCCATTCAATCGAACTACGCATCTGTGCCGAGGACGCGACGGCCGATTTCCGCCCCTCGATCGGGGATCTCCTGCTGCTGGATGAACCCTCCGGCCCCGGCGTGCGCGTGGACAGCGGCATTCTGGACGGCGGCAAGGTGACCACCGATTTCGACCCGATGCTGTCTAAGCTGATCGTGCATGGCCGCGACCGCGTGGAGGCCATCGCCCGTGCGCGGCAAGCGGTGCAAAACTATGTGGTTCTCGGGGTGACGACCAACACCGGATACCTAGATGCAATCCTTGCACATCCAGATTTTGCCTCGGGCGATGTTTCAACCGGCTTCCTAGCTGAACAATCCGAAACGCTGACTGCACCGGGGGAAGATATCTCTGACCTGCTGATGGCGGCGGCGGCCCTGTCAGACGAACGGCTGGTGAGCGACGTAATGCAAATACCGGAAATGCACCGCAAGATGGGCGGGTGGAGAAACTGA
- a CDS encoding acyclic terpene utilization AtuA family protein, with protein sequence MSDRKLRIGCASGFWGDTPEAIGQLVSKGEINYLVFDYLAEVTMSLMARARAKTPEAGYAPDFVKALVPWLPEIKRQGIKVVTNAGGVNPRGCRDALAKAAAEVGIDLSIGVVLGDDLSARADDIRAAGQTEMFSDVAFPGDIWSMNAYLGARPIAAALDAGADIVITGRCADSAVALGPLMHEYGWGDDDWDKLSQGSLAGHLIECGPQGTGGNFTDWQDVPGWDNMGMPIVEVSEDGSFVMTKTPDTGGLVVPGSVGEQMLYEIGDPRAYLLPDVTCDWSGVTLEQVGPDRVLVKGGKGLGRTDSYKVSATHADGWRAVSTLTLAAIDAPAKAERVAEAILTRCRRIFRDRNMGDFRQVSVEVLGAEAAYGANARALTREVVLKIGAVHDDRAALNIFAGEIAPMAISTAQGLTGFFAGRPKVQPVVRLFSFLQDKADTPVAVEVDGKDVPVTVATKPVQLDPPAAPPTDSRAPGPDAVKVRLVDLAWGRSGDKGDIANIGILARKPEYLPYIRSALTEDTVKAYFAHLCDGAVERFDLPGSHALNFLLHESLGGGGIASVRIDPQGKGFAQMLLDIEIPVPVDLAARDGLNASDRN encoded by the coding sequence ATGTCAGATCGAAAACTGCGCATCGGATGCGCATCGGGATTCTGGGGCGACACGCCTGAAGCGATCGGTCAACTGGTCTCCAAGGGCGAGATCAACTATCTGGTGTTCGACTATCTGGCCGAGGTGACAATGTCGCTGATGGCGCGTGCCCGCGCAAAGACGCCCGAGGCGGGTTATGCGCCGGATTTCGTCAAGGCGCTGGTTCCGTGGCTGCCTGAAATCAAACGTCAGGGCATCAAGGTCGTTACCAATGCCGGGGGCGTGAACCCGCGCGGCTGCCGCGATGCGCTTGCCAAAGCCGCCGCCGAGGTCGGGATCGATTTGTCCATCGGAGTCGTGCTGGGCGATGATTTGTCGGCGCGGGCCGACGACATCCGCGCCGCCGGCCAGACGGAGATGTTCTCGGATGTCGCGTTTCCGGGCGACATCTGGAGCATGAACGCCTATCTGGGTGCCCGCCCCATCGCGGCCGCGCTGGATGCCGGGGCCGACATCGTAATCACGGGGCGCTGCGCCGACAGCGCGGTCGCGCTTGGCCCCCTGATGCACGAATACGGCTGGGGCGATGACGACTGGGACAAGCTCAGCCAGGGATCACTGGCCGGCCACCTGATCGAATGCGGCCCCCAGGGAACGGGCGGCAACTTTACCGACTGGCAGGACGTGCCGGGGTGGGACAATATGGGGATGCCCATCGTCGAGGTGTCGGAAGACGGCAGTTTCGTCATGACCAAGACGCCTGACACCGGCGGGCTGGTCGTGCCGGGATCGGTCGGAGAGCAGATGCTCTATGAAATCGGTGATCCGCGCGCTTACCTGTTGCCCGACGTGACCTGCGACTGGTCCGGGGTTACCCTTGAACAGGTCGGACCCGATCGGGTGTTGGTCAAGGGCGGCAAGGGTCTCGGGCGCACCGACAGCTACAAGGTGTCGGCGACCCATGCCGATGGCTGGCGCGCGGTCTCTACCCTGACACTGGCCGCGATTGATGCCCCCGCCAAGGCCGAGCGCGTGGCCGAGGCGATCCTGACCCGCTGCCGCCGAATTTTCCGCGACCGCAACATGGGCGATTTCCGGCAGGTTAGCGTCGAAGTGCTGGGCGCCGAGGCCGCCTATGGCGCCAACGCCCGCGCCCTGACGCGCGAAGTGGTGCTCAAGATCGGCGCGGTCCATGATGATCGCGCCGCGCTGAACATCTTTGCCGGAGAAATCGCACCCATGGCGATTTCGACCGCGCAGGGTCTGACCGGGTTCTTCGCCGGACGGCCAAAGGTACAGCCGGTGGTCCGTCTGTTCTCCTTCCTTCAGGACAAGGCCGACACCCCCGTCGCGGTTGAGGTTGATGGCAAGGATGTGCCCGTCACAGTGGCCACCAAACCTGTGCAACTTGATCCGCCTGCCGCGCCGCCCACAGATAGCCGCGCGCCCGGTCCGGACGCGGTCAAGGTGCGCCTCGTCGACCTGGCGTGGGGCCGTTCGGGCGACAAGGGCGATATCGCCAACATCGGCATCCTTGCGCGCAAGCCGGAGTATCTGCCCTATATCCGGTCGGCCCTGACCGAAGACACGGTGAAAGCCTATTTCGCCCACCTGTGTGACGGCGCGGTCGAACGCTTTGATTTGCCCGGAAGCCATGCGCTGAACTTCCTGCTGCATGAATCGCTGGGCGGGGGCGGCATCGCCTCGGTCCGCATCGATCCGCAAGGCAAAGGGTTTGCGCAGATGCTGCTTGATATTGAAATTCCTGTGCCGGTCGATCTGGCCGCGCGCGACGGGCTGAACGCCTCGGACCGGAACTAA
- a CDS encoding enoyl-CoA hydratase-related protein, whose translation MGESVVQSQMRGDEVRITIRRPENRNALNREVADGIMAAIYAAEKDSDCRVIVLTGEGDRAFCAGGDIKAGADGGPFVQDPADPDHFAGRLFETIQACRKPTIARVNGVAMGAGAGIICACDLAVMADHARIGTPEVKVGLFPMTIVPPMMRVLPRRRLMEMFITGVPLTAEEALQFNLVNYVTDAAGLDDKVAELVAQIAAQSPSAIRLGKYACHAMEDMTYPQQMRFAETLLPRVAQTEDAREGFDAFIAKRKPEWTGR comes from the coding sequence ATGGGTGAGAGCGTTGTTCAATCGCAGATGCGTGGCGACGAAGTTCGTATCACGATTCGACGTCCTGAGAATCGAAATGCCCTAAACCGTGAAGTCGCAGACGGGATCATGGCCGCCATATATGCTGCCGAGAAGGACAGCGATTGCCGTGTGATCGTTCTGACCGGCGAGGGAGATCGCGCCTTCTGCGCCGGCGGCGACATCAAGGCGGGTGCGGACGGTGGTCCGTTCGTTCAGGATCCGGCCGATCCTGATCATTTCGCCGGAAGGTTGTTCGAAACGATACAGGCCTGCCGAAAGCCGACGATCGCGCGTGTCAACGGCGTCGCGATGGGGGCAGGGGCGGGCATTATCTGTGCCTGCGATCTGGCTGTGATGGCGGACCACGCCCGCATCGGAACGCCGGAAGTGAAGGTGGGTTTGTTTCCCATGACGATCGTACCACCGATGATGCGTGTTTTGCCTCGGCGGAGGCTGATGGAGATGTTCATCACCGGCGTTCCTCTGACGGCCGAGGAAGCCCTGCAATTCAATCTGGTCAACTATGTGACCGATGCCGCAGGGTTGGACGACAAGGTTGCAGAACTGGTTGCCCAGATTGCTGCGCAGTCGCCGAGCGCGATCCGGCTGGGAAAATACGCCTGTCACGCGATGGAGGACATGACCTATCCGCAGCAAATGCGGTTTGCAGAAACACTTTTACCGCGAGTAGCACAGACCGAAGACGCGCGCGAAGGCTTTGATGCCTTCATTGCGAAGCGCAAACCTGAATGGACAGGCCGCTAA
- a CDS encoding acetyl-CoA carboxylase biotin carboxyl carrier protein subunit, which yields MQRIFQIDGVETDCWLGHDGSRFVLNTPTGAVACQLDPTGLPGGYKLRAKGVVRELRLAVGPEATFMHMDGRTYEVGRVDPAERLAGSDGGASDDRLVAPMPGVVVSVAVKPGDAVEEGQPLLVIESMKLETTLTAPRDGVVAEMPFAEGDSFGLKDILAQLAPEEE from the coding sequence ATGCAACGGATTTTTCAGATCGACGGAGTAGAGACTGATTGCTGGCTGGGTCATGATGGCAGCCGGTTCGTGCTCAATACCCCCACTGGCGCTGTTGCCTGCCAATTGGACCCGACGGGTCTGCCGGGCGGTTACAAGCTGCGGGCCAAGGGTGTTGTGCGCGAATTGCGACTGGCCGTGGGGCCGGAAGCAACTTTTATGCACATGGACGGGCGAACCTACGAAGTCGGGCGGGTTGATCCCGCCGAACGCCTGGCCGGAAGCGACGGTGGCGCGAGCGACGACCGATTGGTGGCGCCCATGCCGGGTGTCGTGGTGTCAGTTGCGGTTAAACCCGGCGATGCGGTTGAAGAAGGCCAGCCGCTTCTGGTGATCGAAAGCATGAAGTTGGAAACCACACTGACGGCGCCGCGCGACGGGGTCGTTGCCGAAATGCCATTCGCCGAAGGCGACAGTTTCGGTCTGAAAGACATCTTGGCCCAATTGGCTCCGGAGGAGGAGTGA
- a CDS encoding acyl-CoA dehydrogenase family protein produces the protein MTTQSEAIAADLEAIRANYSLTDEQRQIVDHVDRVSREVLHPLQARMDEEEWWPEDLFKQMGELGLLGITAPEELGGSGQDEFTQALVSEVISKWNPAVGLSHGAHDNLCLNNLLRNGSEEQVKKYVPGLCSGELVGALGLTEPGAGSDALGSMATTARRDGDDYVINGSKIYITNGPIADVILLYAKTDKSKGAKGISAFIIETDNPGFKVAQKLDKMGFRGSPTGELVFEDCRVPASAMVGEENTGVSVVMSGLDLERAMVASVCVGMAERALELGLEYAKIREQFGKPIASFQMMQSKLAEIYIEVETARAFGYRALAACTGLPKGAGGRGEIHKLTAAACLYAGEAFNKAVTEACHIHGGSGYMQDTEINRLFRANKLLEIGAGTSEVRKIIIAEELLRA, from the coding sequence ATGACGACTCAAAGTGAGGCTATCGCGGCTGACCTGGAAGCCATCAGGGCAAACTATTCGTTGACCGACGAGCAACGCCAGATTGTCGATCACGTGGATCGTGTGTCGCGCGAGGTACTGCACCCGTTGCAGGCGCGCATGGACGAGGAAGAATGGTGGCCCGAAGACCTGTTCAAGCAAATGGGTGAGCTGGGCCTGCTGGGAATCACCGCTCCCGAGGAGCTGGGCGGATCGGGACAAGATGAATTCACCCAGGCGCTGGTGTCCGAGGTGATCTCGAAATGGAACCCGGCTGTGGGGTTGTCGCATGGCGCGCATGACAACCTGTGCCTGAACAACCTGCTGCGCAACGGGTCCGAAGAGCAGGTAAAGAAATACGTACCGGGCCTTTGCTCGGGCGAGCTTGTCGGTGCTCTGGGTCTGACCGAACCGGGTGCGGGATCCGATGCGCTTGGGTCCATGGCGACCACCGCGCGCCGTGACGGTGATGACTACGTCATCAACGGCTCTAAGATCTACATCACCAACGGCCCGATTGCCGACGTGATTCTGCTTTACGCAAAGACCGACAAATCGAAGGGCGCCAAGGGCATTTCCGCCTTCATCATTGAGACCGACAATCCCGGCTTCAAGGTGGCGCAAAAGCTCGATAAAATGGGCTTCCGAGGCTCTCCGACCGGAGAGTTGGTGTTCGAAGATTGCCGCGTGCCCGCATCCGCCATGGTGGGTGAGGAAAACACCGGCGTTTCGGTGGTAATGAGCGGGCTGGATCTGGAGCGTGCTATGGTTGCCTCAGTCTGCGTTGGCATGGCCGAACGCGCGCTGGAACTGGGTCTGGAATACGCCAAAATTCGCGAACAGTTCGGCAAGCCGATCGCAAGTTTCCAGATGATGCAGTCGAAACTGGCCGAGATCTACATCGAGGTCGAGACGGCGCGCGCCTTCGGGTATCGAGCGCTGGCCGCCTGTACGGGCCTGCCAAAAGGGGCCGGAGGCCGCGGCGAAATTCACAAACTGACTGCGGCGGCCTGTCTGTACGCCGGCGAGGCATTCAACAAGGCGGTGACCGAAGCCTGCCATATCCATGGTGGCTCTGGCTACATGCAGGACACCGAGATCAACCGGTTGTTCCGCGCCAACAAGTTGTTGGAAATCGGCGCGGGCACAAGCGAAGTCCGCAAGATCATCATTGCCGAAGAACTTCTGCGCGCCTGA